A single genomic interval of Flavobacteriales bacterium harbors:
- a CDS encoding T9SS type A sorting domain-containing protein, whose translation MKRLLIVLTSILLYTGLQAQASLSVSGSSFPGLADSVFMNQGVSYLVYTKNVGNVDFFGPYTIHVGVDTGGFLVTPFYSQNYQTTDTLYSQVSVDTQAISHSIDYNYFSAGGNTIVIWPAAPNAITHDSIARPIYVIVFDAIDEQGMAMELNIYPNPGSEWVRINSKYGIEQVRILSAGGQEIQCIQNQSEIDISVLPKGMYLFVITDKMKHTKTLCVVRN comes from the coding sequence ATGAAACGATTGTTGATTGTTCTGACGTCCATTTTACTCTATACCGGACTACAAGCTCAGGCGAGTCTGAGTGTAAGCGGCAGCTCTTTCCCCGGATTGGCCGACTCCGTCTTTATGAACCAGGGTGTAAGTTACCTTGTATATACCAAAAACGTTGGGAACGTCGATTTTTTCGGACCCTACACCATTCACGTTGGGGTGGATACGGGAGGGTTTCTGGTGACTCCCTTTTATTCCCAAAACTATCAAACCACGGATACGCTGTATTCGCAAGTTTCGGTCGACACCCAGGCCATCTCCCACTCCATCGATTATAACTATTTCAGCGCCGGCGGAAATACGATTGTCATCTGGCCCGCTGCTCCAAATGCAATTACGCATGATAGCATAGCACGACCTATTTACGTCATAGTATTCGACGCCATCGACGAACAGGGAATGGCCATGGAATTAAACATCTACCCCAATCCGGGATCCGAATGGGTAAGAATCAATTCAAAATATGGTATTGAACAAGTAAGAATTTTGAGTGCGGGGGGACAGGAAATTCAGTGTATTCAAAATCAATCGGAAATCGATATCAGTGTTCTTCCTAAAGGAATGTATCTCTTTGTTATCACCGATAAAATGAAACACACAAAAACGTTGTGTGTTGTCCGAAACTAG
- the pyrH gene encoding UMP kinase has product MKYKRVLLKLSGEALMGDKQFGIDNNRLNQYAQEIKTIHDKGIQVAIVIGGGNIFRGVQAEQGGMERTQGDYMGMLATMINSMALQASLETLGVNTRLQSAIKMEQIAEPFIRRRAIRHLEKGRVVIFGAGTGNPFFTTDTAASLRAIEIEADVILKGTRVDGIYTADPEKDPKAVKYERVTFTEVYEKGLNVMDMTAFTLCNENKLPIIVFDMNKSGNLMKVITGDPLGTLVEF; this is encoded by the coding sequence ATGAAATACAAAAGAGTCCTCCTTAAACTTAGCGGCGAAGCCCTGATGGGTGATAAGCAATTCGGGATTGACAACAATCGTCTGAATCAGTATGCACAGGAAATTAAAACCATTCACGATAAAGGCATTCAGGTTGCCATTGTAATTGGAGGCGGAAACATTTTCCGTGGTGTACAGGCAGAGCAGGGAGGAATGGAACGTACGCAGGGAGATTATATGGGAATGCTGGCTACCATGATTAATTCCATGGCGCTTCAGGCATCTTTAGAAACATTGGGTGTAAATACACGTTTGCAGTCGGCCATTAAAATGGAACAGATTGCAGAGCCATTCATTCGCCGTCGCGCAATTCGTCACCTCGAAAAAGGACGGGTAGTTATATTCGGAGCCGGTACCGGAAATCCTTTTTTTACTACCGATACAGCTGCATCACTCCGTGCCATTGAAATTGAAGCGGATGTGATTTTAAAAGGAACCCGCGTTGATGGAATTTATACTGCCGATCCGGAAAAAGATCCGAAAGCTGTAAAATATGAACGCGTTACTTTTACGGAAGTGTATGAGAAAGGATTAAATGTAATGGACATGACCGCCTTTACCTTATGCAATGAAAATAAATTACCGATTATTGTTTTCGACATGAATAAATCGGGCAATCTGATGAAAGTAATTACCGGAGATCCACTCGGTACATTGGTTGAATTTTAA
- the frr gene encoding ribosome recycling factor gives MSDVKMIIDLTKEEMNSAISHLESELTKIRAGRANPSMLEGVMVDYYGSHVPIGQVANVTTTDARTIRIQPWEKNMLQPIAEAIMNSNLSLNPQNNGEVLIISVPPLTEERRKELSKRAKTEGENAKVSIRNHRRDANEAVKKLQKDGLAEDEAKDAETKIQDLTNSFITKVDQLVEIKEKDIMTV, from the coding sequence ATGAGCGACGTAAAAATGATTATTGACCTGACCAAAGAAGAAATGAATTCAGCCATTTCGCATTTGGAAAGTGAACTTACTAAAATCCGCGCCGGAAGAGCCAATCCTTCCATGCTCGAAGGAGTTATGGTGGATTATTACGGATCGCATGTGCCCATTGGACAAGTAGCCAACGTTACCACCACCGATGCGCGTACGATTCGTATTCAGCCATGGGAAAAAAACATGTTGCAACCCATTGCAGAGGCCATCATGAACAGTAATCTATCGCTTAACCCGCAAAACAACGGTGAAGTATTAATTATTTCTGTTCCTCCATTAACCGAAGAACGTCGTAAAGAATTATCTAAGCGCGCAAAAACGGAGGGAGAAAACGCAAAAGTTTCCATTCGCAATCACCGTCGTGATGCCAATGAAGCCGTAAAAAAATTACAAAAGGATGGTCTTGCCGAAGATGAAGCAAAAGATGCGGAAACAAAAATTCAAGACCTTACCAATTCATTCATTACAAAAGTGGATCAGTTGGTAGAAATTAAAGAAAAGGATATTATGACTGTTTAA